A DNA window from Ornithodoros turicata isolate Travis chromosome 10, ASM3712646v1, whole genome shotgun sequence contains the following coding sequences:
- the LOC135370491 gene encoding non-structural maintenance of chromosomes element 4 homolog A-like isoform X2, with protein sequence MDSADQSAMETESSESCDNQGRQLRRAYRDLINGTISNGEETVPLTVTLKKAKDLFGKVTRVQEAALDSELVLLLASKARKAATTLPVNFHTFDPEDFLNRVRRYVTVAPGRGPLNQRAWAKIGKRAEPFVRSSNPLWYTYGSMGKDIPRPPRAPRTRMVETGNKAPTIPNQVKCTDTANKETTTERVELIHRALKGLHQLLKRPLPFIELVMHPDSFAKTCENIFHTSFLVNEGHADIFRDDRGVLMIEPVSQVNSICSPQQKENVFVMTVTRHQWRDAVKMLALKEPAIPDSP encoded by the exons ATG GATTCAGCGGATCAGTCCGCGATGGAAACGGAATCCAGCGAGAGCTGCGACAACCAGGGACGGCAGCTGAGACGCGCCTACAGGGACCTCATCAACGGCACCATCTCCAATGGGGAAGAGACCGTACCGTTGACGGTGACGCTGAAGAAAGCCAAAGACCTCTTCGGCAAGGTCACGCGGGTGCAGGAGGCGGCGCTGGACTCGGAACTGGTGCTCCTGTTGGCCTCGAAGGCGAGGAAAGCCGCCACCACGCTTCCCGTCAACTTCCACACTTTCGACCCGGAGGATTTCCTGAACCGCGTCCGCAGATACGTGACCGTGGCTCCCGGACGGGGGCCCCTCAACCAGAGGGCGTGGGCGAAGATCGGCAAACGGGCGGAGCCGTTCGTACGTTCTAGCAACCCTCTCTGGTACACGTACGGTTCCATGGGCAAAGACATTCCGCGTCCGCCACGAGCTCCGCGCACTCGAATGGTGGAGACTGGAAATAAGGCTCCGACCATTCCAAATCAG GTCAAATGCACGGACACGGCAAACAAGGAGACCACGACGGAACGCGTCGAACTGATTCACAGGGCACTCAAGGGACTGCACCAGCTCTTAAAGCGGCCCCTGCCCTTCATAGAGCTCGTCATGCATCCCGACTCGTTCGCCAAGACCTGCGAGAACATCTTCCACACGTCGTTCCTGGTGAACGAGGGGCACGCGGACATCTTCCGGGACGACCGGGGCGTCCTGATGATAGAGCCCGTCAGCCAGGTCAACAGCATCTGTTCTCCGCAGCAGAAGGAAAACGTTTTCGTGATGACCGTGACGCGACACCAGTGGCGAGACGCGGTGAAGATGCTCGCGCTCAAGGAACCGGCCATTCCGGACAGCCCGTGA